The following are encoded in a window of Cryobacterium sp. CG_9.6 genomic DNA:
- the pstA gene encoding phosphate ABC transporter permease PstA produces MSTTTARPLSNSLTAGKLPKNSPLWLLLASWAVTGSFFVVLNVSGATDGFNFVGTLIFGAVLFCIAVYIFSRAVEGSRKATDRLVTALVTGAFIIALIPLISLVGTTVINGLPGALTPTFFTSSQRNVVGEGGGALHAVMGTLLITGTATLISVPIGLLAAIYLVEYGRGRLAKGITFFVDVMTGIPSIVAGLFAFALFALLFDDPGIRFGFGGAIALTVLMLPVVVRSSEEMLKLVPNELREAAYALGVPKWLTVLKVVLPTSIAGIVTGIMLSIARVIGETAPLLIIAGFTSSMNYDLFSERMMTLPVFVYTQYMNQGADFQAYVDRAWAGALTLIAIVMVLNGLARLIAKIFSPKFSR; encoded by the coding sequence ATGAGCACCACCACTGCCCGCCCCCTCAGCAACTCGCTCACAGCGGGCAAGCTGCCCAAGAATTCCCCGCTGTGGCTGTTGCTTGCCAGTTGGGCTGTGACCGGGTCATTCTTCGTGGTGCTCAACGTGTCGGGCGCCACCGACGGTTTCAATTTTGTGGGCACCCTCATCTTCGGTGCCGTGCTCTTCTGCATCGCCGTGTACATCTTCTCAAGGGCGGTTGAGGGCAGCCGTAAGGCCACCGACCGCCTCGTGACGGCACTCGTCACCGGCGCGTTCATCATTGCCCTGATCCCGCTGATATCCCTCGTGGGTACCACGGTGATCAACGGCCTCCCCGGCGCACTGACACCCACCTTCTTCACGTCGTCACAGCGCAACGTTGTCGGCGAGGGTGGCGGTGCCCTGCACGCCGTCATGGGAACGCTCCTCATCACGGGCACAGCCACTTTGATTTCGGTACCCATCGGGCTGCTCGCCGCCATCTACCTGGTTGAGTACGGTCGCGGCCGACTCGCCAAGGGCATCACATTCTTCGTCGACGTGATGACAGGCATCCCGTCGATCGTTGCGGGTCTTTTCGCCTTTGCACTGTTTGCTCTGCTCTTCGACGACCCCGGCATCCGTTTTGGCTTCGGTGGTGCCATTGCGCTCACCGTGCTGATGCTTCCGGTGGTCGTGCGCTCGAGCGAGGAAATGCTCAAGCTGGTGCCCAACGAGCTGCGTGAGGCCGCGTATGCGCTCGGGGTGCCGAAGTGGCTAACCGTTCTCAAGGTGGTGCTGCCCACATCTATTGCGGGAATCGTCACCGGAATCATGCTGTCCATTGCTCGCGTGATTGGTGAAACCGCCCCGCTGTTGATTATTGCGGGGTTCACCTCGAGCATGAACTACGATCTTTTCAGCGAACGGATGATGACCCTGCCGGTGTTCGTGTACACGCAATACATGAACCAGGGAGCCGATTTTCAGGCTTACGTTGACCGCGCGTGGGCCGGCGCACTGACGCTGATTGCCATTGTGATGGTGCTGAACGGCCTCGCGCGTCTGATTGCCAAAATCTTCTCCCCCAAATTCAGCCGCTAA
- the pstB gene encoding phosphate ABC transporter ATP-binding protein PstB: MSKRIEVNDLNVYYSKFLAVEGVSLVIEPRTVTALIGPSGCGKSTFIRTLNRMHEVIPGARVEGEVLIDGNNLYGPGVDPVLVRRQVGMVFQRPNPFPTMSIQDNVLAGVKLNNRRMSKSDADALTEQSLRGANLWNEVKDRLDRPGSGLSGGQQQRLCIARAIAVAPDVILMDEPCSALDPISTLAIEDLIEEMKAQYTIVIVTHNMQQASRVSDRTAFFNIAGTGKPGKLIEYNDTTTIFSNPTEQSTEDYVSGRFG; encoded by the coding sequence ATGTCCAAGCGCATTGAGGTCAACGACCTAAACGTTTATTACAGCAAGTTTTTGGCGGTCGAGGGAGTCTCTCTCGTCATTGAGCCGCGCACGGTGACGGCCCTGATCGGTCCCAGCGGTTGCGGTAAGTCCACGTTCATTCGCACCCTCAACCGCATGCACGAGGTTATTCCCGGCGCGCGCGTGGAGGGTGAGGTTCTGATCGACGGAAACAACCTGTACGGTCCGGGCGTCGACCCGGTGCTTGTGCGCCGCCAGGTCGGGATGGTGTTTCAGCGCCCCAACCCGTTCCCCACCATGTCGATTCAGGACAACGTTCTGGCCGGCGTGAAGCTCAATAACCGTCGCATGAGCAAGAGCGATGCCGACGCGCTCACCGAGCAGTCACTGCGCGGCGCCAACCTCTGGAACGAGGTCAAGGACCGCCTGGACCGTCCCGGTTCGGGTCTCTCCGGCGGCCAGCAGCAGCGTCTGTGCATCGCACGCGCCATTGCCGTGGCCCCCGACGTGATCTTGATGGACGAGCCCTGCTCGGCTCTCGACCCGATATCCACCCTCGCCATTGAGGACCTGATCGAGGAGATGAAGGCGCAGTACACGATCGTCATCGTCACACACAACATGCAGCAGGCCTCCCGCGTGTCTGACCGCACGGCGTTCTTCAACATCGCTGGCACCGGCAAGCCGGGCAAGCTCATCGAGTACAACGACACCACGACGATCTTCTCCAACCCCACGGAGCAGTCGACCGAAGACTACGTCTCCGGTCGCTTCGGCTAA
- a CDS encoding IS110 family transposase, giving the protein MVSQQFSYVIGVDTHAKTHTLVALDHLGGKHGTAQTFPTTPPGLKRAQAWIERETTGPVLVAMEGTGSYGAQFCDLLTAAGVRVTETRPPKRGVRRAGKTDPIDAEHAARYALTLPMEHLITPRNHAGHHAALTVLLTARAALKKAHSASNNRLTALLRGYGFGLDVRLALTAEQIKVVAAWRAHRNDDVGMVTIRAEAAREAREILSRQAELTANEKGLLKHVKALAPYLLLEHGVGAIVAAQLIVSWSHQGRIRSEAAFARFAGIAPIPASSGNTIRYRLHRGGDRALNTAIWVTTFYRYHHDPATAAYVEKRTKEGKTPKEIQRVLKRYIARHLFRVLDNHTT; this is encoded by the coding sequence ATGGTCTCACAGCAGTTCAGTTATGTCATCGGGGTGGATACCCATGCCAAGACACACACGCTGGTCGCCCTCGACCATCTGGGCGGGAAACACGGCACCGCGCAAACATTCCCGACAACTCCGCCCGGACTCAAACGGGCTCAGGCGTGGATCGAACGCGAAACAACAGGGCCGGTTTTGGTGGCCATGGAGGGCACCGGGTCCTACGGAGCCCAGTTCTGCGACCTCCTGACGGCCGCCGGCGTGCGCGTCACCGAAACCAGGCCGCCCAAGCGCGGCGTTCGCCGGGCCGGCAAAACCGACCCCATCGACGCAGAGCACGCCGCCCGCTACGCCCTCACCCTGCCAATGGAGCACCTCATCACGCCCCGCAACCACGCTGGGCACCACGCAGCCTTGACGGTGCTACTGACCGCGCGCGCCGCCCTCAAGAAGGCCCACAGCGCCTCCAACAACCGCCTCACAGCGCTGCTGCGCGGGTACGGCTTCGGCCTGGACGTTCGCCTGGCCCTCACAGCCGAGCAAATCAAAGTCGTCGCAGCCTGGCGCGCCCATCGAAACGATGACGTCGGCATGGTCACCATCCGCGCCGAGGCTGCCCGCGAAGCGCGAGAGATCCTCAGCCGTCAAGCCGAGCTCACGGCGAACGAGAAGGGCCTCCTCAAGCACGTGAAAGCCCTCGCCCCCTACCTGCTGCTTGAGCACGGCGTCGGCGCGATCGTCGCCGCGCAGCTGATCGTGTCGTGGTCGCACCAGGGACGCATCCGCTCCGAGGCCGCGTTCGCCCGCTTCGCGGGCATCGCGCCCATCCCCGCGTCATCGGGCAACACCATCCGCTACCGTCTGCACCGCGGTGGCGACCGGGCGCTCAACACCGCCATCTGGGTCACCACGTTCTACCGCTACCACCACGACCCGGCGACCGCCGCCTACGTCGAGAAACGGACGAAGGAAGGCAAGACACCCAAAGAGATCCAACGCGTCCTGAAACGCTACATCGCCCGGCACCTGTTCCGCGTCCTCGATAACCACACCACCTAA
- a CDS encoding aminodeoxychorismate lyase, which translates to MSLPFTLLIDPVSVDSERISFDDTFHEMDSAAPALRVGELSAQRGDGIFETLSVVNGHPQEVEPHIARLRDSAEICDLPVPNPAQWRAAIAYAVARLPQQGELALKFVLSRGVESGPAPTAWLHATRAADFGAVRATGVRVVTLDRGYPRGVAERAPWLLMGAKTLSYAINMAALREATRRGADDTIFVTTDGYVMEGPTSSVIVRIDGVYVTPAPNGAILHGTTQQSLFEYLRAQGVPVEYRDVTLSELREADASWLVSSVRLAVSVTTLDGAPMRTDFAVSNEFNSYLLGRTDN; encoded by the coding sequence ATGAGTCTTCCCTTCACCCTGCTGATCGATCCGGTTTCCGTGGACTCGGAGCGCATTTCCTTCGATGACACGTTCCACGAGATGGATTCGGCGGCCCCCGCCCTGCGGGTGGGGGAGCTCAGTGCCCAGCGTGGCGACGGCATCTTTGAAACGCTCAGCGTGGTGAACGGGCATCCGCAGGAGGTTGAGCCGCACATTGCCCGGCTGCGCGACTCCGCGGAGATCTGCGACCTGCCGGTGCCCAATCCGGCCCAGTGGCGTGCAGCGATCGCCTACGCCGTGGCCCGGCTTCCTCAGCAGGGGGAACTGGCCCTCAAATTTGTGCTGAGTCGCGGTGTGGAGTCCGGCCCGGCACCCACGGCGTGGCTGCATGCCACTCGGGCTGCAGATTTTGGTGCCGTGCGGGCCACGGGCGTGCGTGTGGTCACTCTGGACCGCGGGTACCCGCGCGGGGTGGCTGAGCGAGCACCGTGGCTGCTGATGGGTGCTAAAACACTCAGCTACGCCATCAACATGGCGGCCCTGCGGGAGGCGACACGTCGCGGTGCCGACGACACGATCTTTGTCACCACCGACGGCTATGTCATGGAGGGCCCCACGTCGAGCGTCATTGTGCGTATCGACGGTGTGTACGTGACGCCCGCGCCGAACGGCGCCATTCTGCACGGCACCACGCAGCAGAGCCTGTTCGAATACCTTCGTGCGCAGGGTGTGCCGGTGGAGTATCGCGATGTGACGCTCAGCGAACTACGTGAAGCGGATGCCTCCTGGCTCGTCTCCAGCGTACGTCTCGCCGTGTCCGTCACAACGCTGGACGGCGCGCCGATGCGCACGGACTTCGCCGTGTCGAATGAGTTCAACAGCTACCTGCTGGGTCGCACGGACAACTAA
- a CDS encoding anti-sigma factor has translation MTDKRDKRDGESVAELAGAYALDALSDAERADFQAYLSTSGAARAEAAELSDTAVALGLAAAPVTPSAALRSNLMAMIASTPQLAPLSATPVIPTAVNTHASAPTAPVDDLVVPVTTAGSGAASVRAQQRWFQRPAQLLLAAAAAVVLFVGGTFAGQAVNNNQFVEQQAAGMVQITAASDSERAVTTTADGHDATLVWSNALGLSAVLLDDLPSLGSDRDYQLWYINAAGAASAGTFDSTGSGTSWRVLDGAMHTGDTVGITVEPRGGSEQPTTAPIVAFQST, from the coding sequence ATGACCGATAAGCGCGACAAGCGTGACGGTGAGAGCGTCGCAGAACTTGCCGGTGCCTACGCACTGGATGCGCTCAGCGACGCCGAACGAGCCGACTTTCAGGCCTACCTCTCTACGTCGGGGGCAGCGCGTGCGGAGGCAGCCGAGTTGAGTGACACCGCCGTGGCCCTGGGCCTCGCTGCCGCACCGGTGACGCCGTCGGCAGCGCTCCGCAGCAACCTTATGGCCATGATCGCGTCGACACCACAGCTGGCCCCGCTGAGTGCGACGCCGGTCATCCCCACCGCTGTGAACACCCACGCCTCAGCTCCGACCGCTCCGGTCGACGATCTCGTGGTGCCCGTGACCACTGCGGGGTCGGGCGCCGCGTCGGTGCGCGCCCAGCAACGCTGGTTTCAGCGTCCGGCTCAACTGCTGTTGGCGGCCGCGGCCGCTGTCGTGCTGTTCGTGGGTGGCACCTTCGCGGGTCAGGCCGTGAACAACAACCAGTTTGTCGAGCAACAGGCAGCCGGTATGGTTCAGATCACGGCAGCGTCAGACTCCGAGCGTGCGGTGACGACAACCGCCGACGGCCACGACGCCACGCTCGTGTGGTCCAACGCGCTCGGACTGTCAGCGGTTCTTCTCGATGACCTTCCGAGCCTCGGCAGTGACAGGGATTACCAGCTCTGGTACATCAACGCTGCGGGAGCGGCCTCGGCCGGAACGTTCGACTCCACCGGCTCGGGAACGTCGTGGCGCGTGCTTGACGGCGCCATGCACACGGGCGACACGGTAGGGATCACCGTTGAACCGCGCGGTGGCTCGGAACAGCCCACAACCGCCCCCATCGTGGCCTTTCAAAGTACCTAG
- the sigK gene encoding ECF RNA polymerase sigma factor SigK: MTTDLNLDDSSVEPLSKEELLARVARGDELAFGELYDAIAPRVLGLVKRLLVDHAQSEEVSQEIFLEIWQTASRYEATRGGASTWIMTMAHRRAVDRIRSSQAGRDRDSKIGIRDLAVAYDHVAETVEVRMEHERVEKAMLRLTQLQRQAVSLAYYGGYTHSEVAGMLKIPLGTVKTRLRDGLIRLRDELGVAS; the protein is encoded by the coding sequence ATGACTACTGATTTAAACCTCGACGACTCGTCGGTGGAACCTCTCTCCAAAGAGGAACTGCTGGCACGGGTAGCCCGTGGCGACGAATTGGCATTCGGAGAGCTGTATGACGCGATCGCCCCTCGGGTGCTTGGCCTGGTCAAGCGGCTCCTGGTAGACCATGCGCAGTCCGAAGAAGTGTCCCAGGAGATTTTTCTGGAGATTTGGCAAACGGCGTCGCGGTACGAGGCAACGCGTGGCGGCGCATCCACGTGGATTATGACCATGGCGCACCGACGTGCGGTCGACCGAATTCGGTCCTCGCAGGCCGGCCGCGACAGAGATTCAAAGATTGGTATCCGCGACCTCGCGGTAGCCTACGATCACGTTGCCGAAACCGTTGAGGTTCGGATGGAACACGAAAGGGTGGAGAAGGCAATGCTGAGACTGACGCAACTGCAACGACAGGCGGTCAGTCTGGCGTACTACGGCGGTTACACCCACAGCGAAGTTGCTGGCATGCTCAAGATCCCCCTCGGCACAGTGAAGACACGACTCCGCGATGGCTTGATTCGTCTGCGCGACGAACTGGGCGTGGCCTCATGA
- a CDS encoding DNA-directed RNA polymerase subunit beta, which yields MSDNFHKPTQFSSNKFEAFKGGEDPEAISRVAHETALALLSRVRADPDPATVERLVAYTDENGIDAVAELWSRATPRSLPGALWRIYLIRLLIRQDPEGTAYLYQRGIELERTIDHVVAGAAVPTGPIEIIALADEILRGLFTGDFAVALERAAAYCRVTATGCTSVADDLEQTEPARSSELTTRALRFSTTAAEFTSCARLWRSESLE from the coding sequence TTGTCCGACAACTTTCATAAACCCACCCAGTTCTCCAGCAACAAGTTTGAGGCGTTCAAGGGTGGGGAAGATCCCGAGGCGATCAGCCGTGTCGCCCACGAGACCGCCCTGGCGCTGCTCAGTCGGGTGCGGGCGGACCCGGACCCGGCAACGGTCGAACGGTTGGTGGCCTACACCGATGAGAACGGCATCGATGCGGTTGCTGAACTGTGGTCGCGTGCCACGCCGCGGAGCCTCCCCGGGGCGCTGTGGCGCATTTACCTCATTCGACTGCTGATTCGTCAGGACCCGGAAGGCACCGCGTATCTGTACCAGCGCGGAATCGAGCTGGAGCGAACGATTGACCATGTGGTTGCGGGCGCTGCGGTGCCCACCGGTCCGATCGAGATTATTGCGCTCGCCGACGAAATTCTTCGCGGCCTCTTCACCGGTGATTTTGCGGTTGCTCTCGAACGTGCCGCCGCGTACTGTCGTGTCACCGCCACCGGTTGCACCAGTGTTGCCGACGATCTTGAGCAGACCGAACCGGCACGATCCTCCGAGCTCACCACGCGTGCCCTGCGCTTTTCGACGACGGCGGCCGAGTTTACGTCCTGTGCCAGGCTGTGGCGGAGCGAGTCGCTCGAGTAG
- a CDS encoding tyrosine-type recombinase/integrase gives MAHVREVQRKTGIAYEVRWRSGSSFKQRSFKVKREAERFALRVENDLAEGTSTEPLVKNSKTLGDVVTASLAASKPALKPLSYRSSESVYRNHVLPAFGSRRISTITRAEVQTWIVALTGKGLAPATVHHCFVGLSKAFKFAAADRLITYNPCDGVRLPKPQTADAFAPAFLTAADVERVGAALDGSAPGGLLVRFAAFTGLRAGELMGLRVGDVDLAAGHIRVRQTLHKIAGEWVIGTPKSKRSTRDVPLMHSGLIAELRRYKMLHPHSGDPGALFWPGRAVGTHAVDFERVLDVGSFRRNYFRYALRAVGLPEMRVHDLRHTAASLWLAAGFKPYEVSRWLGHASVTTTDSIYAHLYPSDYTEHVARFDAFVDSARSTV, from the coding sequence ATGGCCCATGTGCGCGAGGTGCAACGCAAGACCGGAATCGCCTATGAGGTCCGCTGGCGATCCGGCTCCTCCTTCAAGCAGCGTTCATTCAAGGTCAAGCGCGAGGCCGAGAGGTTCGCACTCCGGGTGGAGAACGACCTTGCGGAGGGCACCAGCACTGAACCGTTGGTGAAGAATTCCAAGACCCTCGGCGACGTTGTGACAGCGTCTCTGGCGGCTAGCAAACCGGCGCTCAAGCCGCTGTCCTACAGAAGCTCAGAATCGGTCTATCGGAACCATGTCCTGCCTGCGTTCGGCAGTCGGCGCATCTCCACGATCACGCGGGCGGAGGTCCAAACCTGGATTGTCGCGCTCACTGGCAAGGGGTTAGCTCCGGCGACGGTGCACCACTGCTTCGTTGGGCTGAGCAAGGCGTTCAAATTCGCTGCGGCCGACAGGCTCATTACCTACAATCCATGTGACGGCGTGCGCCTTCCGAAGCCACAGACTGCCGACGCGTTCGCTCCAGCCTTCCTCACAGCGGCAGACGTAGAGCGCGTCGGTGCAGCACTGGACGGCTCTGCACCGGGCGGGCTTCTGGTCCGGTTCGCTGCATTTACTGGCCTACGGGCAGGCGAGCTGATGGGGCTCCGGGTCGGTGACGTGGACCTCGCAGCGGGACATATTCGAGTGCGCCAGACCCTGCACAAGATCGCGGGGGAGTGGGTCATCGGCACGCCGAAGTCCAAGCGTTCAACCCGCGACGTTCCGCTCATGCACAGCGGACTCATTGCCGAGCTACGCAGATACAAGATGCTGCACCCGCACTCTGGCGATCCGGGAGCGTTGTTCTGGCCGGGCCGCGCTGTCGGCACTCACGCGGTGGACTTCGAGCGCGTTCTCGATGTTGGCAGTTTCCGGCGGAACTACTTCCGGTACGCGCTCCGCGCAGTCGGCCTCCCAGAGATGCGCGTGCATGACCTACGCCACACGGCGGCCAGTTTGTGGCTGGCAGCCGGGTTCAAGCCCTACGAGGTGAGCCGCTGGCTCGGGCACGCCAGTGTCACCACGACCGACAGCATTTACGCGCACCTGTACCCCAGCGACTACACCGAGCATGTGGCTCGATTCGACGCATTTGTTGATTCCGCGCGTTCCACTGTCTAG
- a CDS encoding recombinase family protein, which translates to MTKRMLGYLRISRADRSRDTSLGIEAQREAILSTATVKGWEIVGWNVDDGVSGKDTDRPGLQAALAVLRNRKRRTADGLVAAKLDRLSRSVIDFGDLLATSHRQRWAIAVLDFDLDTGNATGRFIAGVLMQVAQFERELIGERTSAALAALKAEGVQLGKPSQVTPEVQAAILQHRAAGLSLSAIARRLNIDGIPTQSGAGQWSHTVVGGVVRRSAEKVAA; encoded by the coding sequence ATGACCAAGCGCATGCTCGGCTATCTGCGCATCAGCCGCGCCGACAGGAGCCGCGACACCTCGCTCGGCATCGAGGCGCAGCGTGAAGCGATCCTGTCCACGGCGACTGTCAAGGGCTGGGAGATCGTCGGGTGGAACGTGGACGACGGCGTATCCGGCAAGGACACCGACCGTCCCGGCCTGCAGGCCGCGCTCGCCGTTTTGCGGAATCGGAAGCGTCGCACTGCCGACGGCCTCGTCGCAGCCAAGCTCGACCGCCTATCTCGGTCGGTCATCGACTTCGGCGACCTGCTTGCCACCTCACACCGGCAGCGTTGGGCCATCGCCGTGCTGGACTTTGACCTCGACACCGGCAACGCAACAGGCCGCTTCATCGCCGGGGTACTGATGCAGGTGGCGCAGTTCGAGCGGGAGCTGATCGGCGAGCGCACGTCAGCCGCCTTGGCAGCGCTGAAGGCGGAGGGCGTTCAACTCGGTAAGCCCTCGCAGGTCACGCCGGAGGTGCAAGCTGCCATCCTGCAGCACCGCGCGGCAGGGTTGAGTCTTTCCGCCATCGCCCGGCGGCTCAACATCGACGGTATACCCACACAGAGCGGTGCCGGCCAATGGTCACACACCGTCGTCGGCGGCGTCGTCCGTCGTTCTGCAGAAAAGGTCGCAGCATGA
- a CDS encoding HGGxSTG domain-containing protein, with product MSGKSLNPIQSVTLCKARRRNGQPCGNRPINGATVCRMHGGAAPQVRAAAQVRLLMRADDLMSALLRIALDDKLPLQHRLVAIRDGLDRANLAGKQEIEIGVTTNSTFDDVLEGVLIDVAEEDLNVIDAVVVDEEDAVQSRRDVSVFREVERQKRQRRAATNAERAEQERELFAQAPPEPETRASKLTRAQYLLAREGGANFSSRGLGVDAAEAGDGRRKARSSRADLG from the coding sequence ATGAGCGGCAAGAGCTTGAACCCTATACAAAGCGTGACCCTATGCAAGGCACGGAGGCGCAACGGACAGCCGTGTGGAAATCGACCGATCAACGGGGCGACGGTCTGTCGCATGCACGGAGGCGCGGCTCCGCAGGTGCGCGCTGCGGCGCAGGTGCGATTGCTTATGCGTGCAGACGACCTAATGTCCGCGCTGCTGAGGATCGCCCTGGACGACAAGCTGCCTCTGCAGCACCGCCTAGTCGCCATCCGCGACGGCCTCGACCGGGCGAACCTCGCAGGCAAGCAGGAGATCGAGATCGGTGTCACAACGAACAGCACATTCGACGACGTGCTGGAAGGCGTGTTGATTGACGTTGCCGAGGAGGACCTCAACGTGATCGATGCAGTTGTGGTGGACGAGGAGGATGCGGTGCAGAGCCGTCGAGATGTCTCGGTGTTCCGAGAGGTCGAACGCCAAAAGCGTCAGCGGCGAGCGGCGACCAACGCAGAGCGCGCAGAGCAGGAGCGGGAGCTATTCGCGCAGGCTCCGCCCGAACCGGAGACTCGAGCGTCCAAGCTCACCCGAGCGCAGTACCTGTTGGCAAGGGAGGGCGGCGCGAACTTCTCCAGCCGGGGTCTCGGCGTGGACGCAGCCGAAGCCGGGGACGGACGGCGCAAGGCGCGCTCAAGCCGGGCGGACCTCGGCTGA
- a CDS encoding AAA family ATPase, whose translation MATNRANASEIPPPLQRVIGLLDGVRNSGDTQYQALCPQHDDREASLSISWGDRGKVLLDCKAGCDTADVIAILGLKWSELSEASVEEAVYSYCDEDNNLRYEVVRKSGKQFRQRRPDPARKGKWVYNLDGVELLPYRLPELAEALNTGVDVIVVEGEADAEAARQAYDIVATCNSGGANKWTAVHARHFRDTASFISIVADRDAPGYRHALSVYQSLLKEGVKAEQMEIVHAAVGKDLRDHCSDYGLEELIRIEPEDIPALVGEAAKSTPDAPPQSRVVVQAASLIRSRRQRFLWENRLPIGTLTLFAGRGGVGKSTFAIWAAVEAQFGRLPGDFQDERSTVLYVSVEDDWETQMKPRLTAAGADMDSFYRLGIEHTEDAQTGERIPNFPEDIPLIAQAIRDTKARLVILDPITSTIQGDDHKVQDVRAVLDPLARLASETDTVILGIMHFNKGAGHVSDKLSGSHAYRDAARSVILFAHDEDNDSVVLSQDKGNYSRMEAGSLAYRLVDTLVELDDGESAHVAQVEMLGATSVSVSEIINRPSDVDEVVRWLQTFMAESNGRVDASEGLTVGLGEGFSKSQIGRARNRCRPKVISKKGGMDGGWEWVSEESGQEPVSGQSGFFRKYKLSERVLHEPDSVAQDDAFFSADEEPASPEEPAKDLSKSRRTRSRSTQSTSAGSSGTNPKKKINREPTTEMER comes from the coding sequence GTGGCAACGAATCGGGCGAATGCGTCCGAGATACCCCCACCCTTGCAACGGGTTATCGGTCTTCTGGATGGAGTGAGAAACTCCGGAGACACCCAGTATCAGGCGCTCTGCCCGCAACACGACGATCGTGAGGCCTCGCTGTCTATCTCTTGGGGCGATAGAGGCAAAGTGCTCCTCGACTGCAAAGCAGGATGCGACACGGCAGACGTCATCGCAATTCTCGGGTTGAAGTGGTCTGAACTCTCGGAAGCGAGCGTCGAGGAAGCGGTTTACTCATACTGCGACGAGGACAACAACCTCCGATACGAGGTCGTGCGCAAGTCAGGTAAGCAGTTCCGCCAGCGCCGACCAGACCCCGCGCGCAAGGGCAAGTGGGTCTACAACCTAGACGGTGTCGAGCTGCTGCCGTACCGGTTGCCGGAACTGGCCGAGGCGCTGAACACCGGTGTTGATGTCATCGTTGTAGAGGGCGAGGCGGATGCCGAGGCCGCGCGACAGGCATACGACATTGTCGCGACTTGCAACTCTGGCGGCGCGAATAAATGGACGGCTGTGCACGCCAGGCACTTCCGCGATACCGCGAGCTTCATCAGCATCGTTGCCGACCGCGACGCACCGGGCTACAGACACGCGCTTTCGGTCTACCAGTCGTTGCTGAAGGAAGGGGTCAAAGCCGAGCAGATGGAGATCGTGCATGCAGCGGTGGGAAAGGACCTCCGCGATCACTGTTCCGACTATGGCCTCGAGGAGCTAATTCGCATTGAACCGGAGGACATCCCGGCGCTGGTTGGAGAGGCTGCAAAGTCGACGCCCGACGCGCCACCCCAGAGTCGCGTTGTCGTGCAGGCCGCTTCGCTGATCCGGTCCCGGCGACAACGCTTCCTCTGGGAGAACCGCCTGCCCATTGGCACCCTCACGCTATTTGCGGGACGCGGTGGAGTCGGCAAATCCACCTTCGCAATCTGGGCTGCGGTGGAAGCGCAATTCGGGCGACTCCCGGGCGACTTCCAAGACGAGCGCAGCACGGTTCTGTATGTCAGCGTGGAGGACGACTGGGAGACTCAGATGAAGCCTCGGCTTACCGCTGCCGGAGCCGACATGGACAGCTTCTACAGACTCGGCATTGAACACACCGAAGACGCACAAACCGGTGAGCGAATTCCAAATTTTCCTGAGGACATCCCGCTAATTGCGCAGGCCATCAGGGATACCAAGGCGCGGCTCGTCATTCTTGACCCGATCACGTCTACGATCCAGGGCGACGACCACAAGGTGCAAGACGTGAGAGCAGTGTTGGACCCGCTCGCACGTCTCGCGTCCGAAACCGACACCGTCATTCTCGGGATTATGCACTTCAACAAGGGTGCCGGGCACGTTTCGGACAAGCTCTCCGGTAGTCACGCGTACCGGGATGCAGCCCGCTCGGTCATCTTGTTCGCCCACGACGAGGACAACGATTCTGTCGTGCTGTCTCAGGACAAGGGCAACTACTCGCGGATGGAAGCGGGGTCTCTGGCCTACCGCCTGGTGGACACCTTGGTCGAGCTAGACGACGGCGAGAGCGCTCACGTCGCTCAGGTGGAGATGCTTGGTGCCACGTCCGTTTCTGTCTCAGAAATCATCAACCGCCCATCCGACGTGGACGAAGTCGTGCGCTGGTTGCAGACGTTCATGGCTGAAAGCAACGGGCGCGTCGATGCCTCCGAGGGGTTGACGGTGGGCCTGGGCGAGGGTTTCAGCAAAAGCCAAATCGGGCGCGCCAGGAATCGGTGCCGGCCAAAGGTCATCTCTAAGAAGGGCGGCATGGACGGCGGGTGGGAGTGGGTGTCCGAAGAATCCGGCCAAGAACCTGTTAGCGGGCAGAGCGGGTTCTTCCGCAAATACAAGCTCTCGGAGCGGGTTCTTCACGAGCCGGATTCGGTCGCACAAGACGACGCGTTCTTCAGCGCCGACGAAGAACCCGCATCACCTGAAGAACCCGCTAAAGACCTCAGTAAATCAAGAAGAACCCGCTCTAGGAGCACACAGAGCACTTCGGCGGGTTCTTCGGGAACCAACCCCAAGAAGAAGATCAACCGAGAACCAACTACAGAGATGGAGAGATGA